One region of Turicibacter bilis genomic DNA includes:
- a CDS encoding peptide ABC transporter substrate-binding protein: MNKKLVSIFAAAFCAFGLVACSSNDAGNQPSGESQQSSSVSETNSNKVLKLLQTSNIKSLLPWQATDSVSFLMLGNILEGLVLFGENGEIKPGVAESWDISEDGLTYTFHLNQDAKWVKADGTEVAPVTAHDFVYSWTKLIDPQSGAEYNFMLETAGVVGASDALGLASNLVTYNTSSKELAALKVEDYEDGETGTAQEQYEEAKADLEASVASAEEAIKALGFASVEEANTNMQTLIDQLGFKAIDDYTFEVKLATPTPYFLSLMAFPAFYPVNEAFVNEVTEDKFGTSVDTFLYNGPFLFTEWKISKSFYLTKNELYWDAENVALSGVDFTVIEDVDNNTQVSLYTDGTVMTAGLSGQNVATYGSRPDAVAEGDAGVFYLEINQGNGAMTPEMKLLSNAKARKAINMAIDKSFITDEVLANGSTVADYLVPKDFVYGPEGTKFEGKDFRSTYPGFNTYNVEEAKKLWQEAVAETGVTGAIDLELLIQTGDTAIKMGSAIQNDLNEAFSEFGLTVTVQPVPFPEKLARVSAGNYELAFSGWSPDYADPMTFLDMFVTGGGHNNLGYSNADYDQLINDSKSGDLATDYEARWEALINAEEILLGQDQALIPLYQKGTVSLRSLNLINYWPQAVGPDYFYKWVDIKEN; encoded by the coding sequence ATGAATAAGAAATTAGTAAGCATTTTTGCTGCTGCTTTCTGTGCATTTGGTCTTGTCGCATGTTCATCAAATGATGCTGGCAATCAACCAAGTGGAGAAAGTCAACAATCTTCGAGTGTTAGTGAGACAAACTCGAATAAAGTATTAAAATTATTACAAACATCTAACATTAAATCATTATTACCTTGGCAAGCAACAGACAGCGTATCATTCTTAATGTTAGGAAACATCTTAGAAGGTTTAGTTTTATTTGGAGAAAATGGGGAAATTAAACCAGGTGTTGCAGAATCTTGGGATATTTCAGAAGATGGATTAACATATACATTCCATTTAAATCAAGACGCTAAATGGGTAAAAGCTGATGGAACAGAAGTTGCACCAGTAACAGCTCATGACTTTGTTTATTCTTGGACAAAATTAATTGATCCTCAAAGTGGTGCTGAATATAACTTTATGTTAGAAACAGCTGGTGTTGTTGGGGCAAGTGATGCATTAGGACTAGCATCTAACTTAGTTACTTATAACACAAGTTCAAAAGAGTTAGCTGCTTTAAAAGTTGAAGATTACGAAGATGGTGAAACTGGTACAGCACAAGAGCAATATGAAGAAGCAAAAGCAGATTTAGAGGCATCTGTTGCATCTGCTGAAGAAGCAATTAAAGCATTAGGATTTGCATCAGTTGAAGAAGCAAATACAAACATGCAAACATTAATTGATCAATTAGGATTCAAAGCAATTGACGATTATACTTTTGAAGTAAAATTAGCAACACCAACGCCATACTTCTTATCATTAATGGCATTCCCTGCATTCTATCCAGTTAATGAAGCATTCGTTAATGAAGTAACAGAAGATAAATTTGGAACAAGTGTTGATACATTCTTATATAATGGTCCATTCTTATTTACTGAGTGGAAGATTTCAAAAAGCTTCTATTTAACAAAAAATGAATTATACTGGGATGCTGAAAATGTAGCATTATCAGGAGTTGACTTCACAGTTATTGAAGATGTCGATAATAATACTCAAGTTAGCTTATATACAGATGGAACAGTAATGACAGCTGGATTAAGTGGACAAAACGTAGCAACTTACGGATCACGTCCAGATGCGGTTGCAGAAGGTGATGCCGGGGTATTCTACTTAGAAATTAACCAAGGTAACGGAGCAATGACTCCAGAGATGAAATTATTATCAAATGCTAAAGCTCGTAAAGCCATCAATATGGCAATTGATAAATCATTCATCACAGATGAGGTATTAGCTAATGGTTCAACAGTCGCTGATTACTTAGTACCAAAAGATTTCGTATATGGACCTGAAGGAACTAAGTTTGAAGGAAAAGATTTCCGTTCAACTTATCCAGGATTTAATACATATAATGTAGAAGAAGCTAAAAAATTATGGCAAGAAGCAGTAGCTGAAACTGGTGTAACTGGTGCGATTGATCTAGAATTATTAATCCAAACTGGAGATACAGCCATCAAGATGGGATCTGCAATCCAGAATGACTTAAACGAAGCATTCAGTGAGTTTGGTTTAACTGTAACTGTTCAACCAGTTCCATTCCCAGAAAAATTAGCTCGTGTATCTGCTGGAAACTATGAATTAGCATTCTCAGGATGGTCACCAGACTATGCTGATCCAATGACATTCTTAGATATGTTCGTTACAGGTGGAGGACATAACAACTTAGGATACTCAAATGCTGATTACGATCAATTAATTAATGATTCAAAATCTGGAGATTTAGCAACTGATTATGAAGCACGTTGGGAAGCATTAATCAACGCTGAAGAAATTTTATTAGGTCAAGACCAAGCTTTAATTCCTTTATATCAAAAAGGAACTGTAAGCTTACGTTCATTAAACTTAATTAACTACTGGCCACAAGCAGTTGGACCTGACTACTTCTACAAATGGGTAGACATTAAAGAAAACTAA
- a CDS encoding ABC transporter ATP-binding protein — protein sequence MKKILDVNNLNITFDTFAGPVSAVRGVSFTLHEGETLAIVGESGSGKSVASKAIMGILAENGKITDGSMTYTKENGEEIDLAKLSEREYHTIRGKEIAMVFQDPMTSLNPTMTIGKQIMEPIMKHQGCSKAEAKAKAEELITLVGISEAAKRMKQYPHQFSGGMRQRIVIAIALACNPRVLICDEPTTALDVTIQAQILELIKDLQQKTNVAVIFITHDLGVVANVADRVAVMYAGRVCEIGTSNEVFYNPCHPYTWGLLASMPDLDTSDEQLYAIPGTPPNLLTPPKGDAFAFRSEYALNIDFEEQPPMFKVSDTHYAATWLLHEQAPKVTPPAAVLRLRAKGGYTHE from the coding sequence ATGAAGAAAATACTAGATGTTAATAATCTGAATATCACATTCGATACATTCGCAGGCCCTGTTTCTGCAGTTCGAGGTGTGAGCTTTACTTTACACGAAGGTGAGACATTAGCAATCGTTGGGGAATCAGGATCAGGAAAATCAGTTGCTTCAAAAGCGATTATGGGGATTTTGGCTGAAAATGGTAAAATTACTGACGGTTCAATGACATATACAAAAGAAAACGGAGAAGAAATCGATTTAGCGAAATTATCTGAGCGCGAATATCATACAATTCGAGGAAAAGAAATCGCGATGGTCTTCCAAGATCCAATGACATCATTAAATCCAACAATGACTATTGGAAAGCAAATCATGGAACCAATCATGAAACATCAAGGATGCTCAAAAGCAGAAGCGAAAGCTAAAGCAGAAGAATTAATTACTCTTGTTGGAATTAGTGAAGCAGCAAAACGTATGAAGCAATATCCTCATCAGTTCTCTGGTGGGATGCGTCAACGTATCGTTATCGCTATTGCTTTAGCATGTAATCCACGTGTATTAATTTGTGATGAACCAACAACTGCACTTGATGTCACAATCCAAGCTCAAATTTTAGAGTTAATTAAAGATTTACAACAAAAAACAAATGTTGCTGTTATCTTTATTACACACGACTTAGGTGTTGTAGCAAACGTTGCCGATCGCGTAGCTGTTATGTATGCAGGACGCGTTTGTGAAATTGGTACGAGCAATGAAGTCTTCTACAATCCATGCCACCCTTATACATGGGGATTGCTTGCGTCAATGCCTGATTTAGATACAAGTGACGAACAACTTTATGCCATTCCAGGAACACCTCCTAACCTTTTAACACCACCAAAAGGAGATGCGTTTGCGTTTCGTAGTGAGTATGCTTTAAACATTGATTTTGAAGAACAACCACCGATGTTCAAAGTCAGTGATACACATTATGCAGCAACATGGTTATTGCATGAACAAGCACCAAAAGTAACCCCACCTGCTGCAGTATTACGTCTTCGTGCAAAAGGAGGATACACTCATGAGTAA
- a CDS encoding carbon starvation CstA family protein encodes MVCIILTQIDFNIIWRYFAWSNQTLATIFLWTSTVFLLKNKRNYWITLLPATFMTFICTSYILQAKEGFRLPNVFSNGVGIICAIIVFSWFMKKVMKGKLKEESEVDFNSLSKENI; translated from the coding sequence ATCGTTTGTATTATCTTAACACAAATCGATTTCAATATTATTTGGCGTTACTTTGCATGGTCAAATCAAACATTAGCAACAATTTTCTTATGGACATCAACCGTCTTTTTATTAAAAAATAAACGTAACTATTGGATCACTTTACTTCCAGCAACATTCATGACATTTATTTGTACGTCATATATTTTACAAGCAAAAGAAGGATTCCGATTACCAAATGTCTTTTCAAATGGAGTTGGAATCATCTGTGCGATCATCGTATTTAGCTGGTTCATGAAAAAAGTAATGAAAGGTAAACTAAAAGAAGAGTCAGAAGTTGATTTCAACTCTCTTTCAAAGGAAAACATTTAA
- a CDS encoding Spx/MgsR family RNA polymerase-binding regulatory protein, with the protein MVEIYTSPSCSSCRKAKKWLDEYGIKYIEKNLFVTKITREDIKQILEKTENGFEDIISTRSKAFKENNLDADEMTINELLDFIVENPSVLRRPIIVDKHRLQVGYNDEEIRCFLPRELRNVIYCKNCDNCNCSYVNALERALSDNFIENTSKRN; encoded by the coding sequence ATGGTTGAAATTTATACATCTCCCAGCTGTTCATCATGCCGTAAAGCGAAAAAATGGTTAGATGAATATGGGATTAAATATATTGAAAAAAACTTATTTGTAACGAAAATTACACGTGAAGATATTAAACAGATTTTAGAAAAAACAGAAAATGGATTTGAAGATATTATCTCAACCCGTTCAAAAGCATTTAAAGAAAATAACTTAGATGCAGATGAGATGACAATCAATGAATTACTTGATTTTATCGTTGAAAATCCAAGTGTTTTACGTCGTCCTATTATTGTCGATAAACATCGTTTACAAGTTGGATATAATGACGAAGAGATTCGCTGTTTCTTACCACGTGAATTACGCAATGTCATCTACTGTAAGAATTGTGATAACTGTAATTGCTCATATGTTAATGCTTTAGAGCGTGCGTTAAGTGACAATTTTATAGAGAATACAAGTAAAAGAAACTAA
- a CDS encoding ABC transporter permease: protein MFKYILKRLGYMAVTLFLVLTVNFLLLQLLPGSPFDGEKKTEAQIAILEEKYGMNDPIPVQYARYMKGVFQGDFGTSFKLQNQEVTDLVLTRIPYTIKPGALALVIGIIIGITLGAIAAMKRNSWADHLITIISVFGVSIPSFVLAALLQYFICTKLGWLPVIYQPADEMRGVTMWDEFKSLILPAISLSVPVIASLVRYMRSELIEVLNTDYILLARAKGLTKAQVIVHHALRNALIPVITVVGPMVVSIMTGSLVIEKFFGVPGLSNLLLNSVTMNDHFLTLGIAFFYAFLYVIVILIIDLLYGVIDPRIRLAGGGK, encoded by the coding sequence ATGTTTAAGTACATTTTAAAGCGTCTTGGCTACATGGCGGTTACGTTATTTTTAGTTTTAACGGTTAACTTTTTATTGCTTCAGTTATTACCAGGAAGCCCATTTGATGGTGAGAAAAAGACGGAAGCTCAAATTGCTATTTTAGAGGAAAAGTATGGGATGAATGATCCGATTCCTGTACAGTATGCAAGGTATATGAAAGGTGTATTCCAAGGGGATTTTGGAACATCATTTAAATTACAAAACCAAGAGGTTACGGATTTAGTTTTAACCCGTATCCCTTATACAATTAAACCGGGAGCATTAGCTCTTGTGATTGGGATAATAATCGGGATTACATTAGGAGCTATCGCTGCGATGAAACGAAACTCGTGGGCAGATCATCTGATTACGATTATATCAGTATTCGGAGTTTCGATTCCATCATTCGTATTAGCCGCCTTATTACAATATTTTATTTGTACAAAATTAGGATGGTTACCAGTTATTTATCAACCAGCTGATGAAATGCGTGGCGTAACGATGTGGGATGAATTTAAATCATTAATTTTACCAGCTATTTCACTTTCAGTTCCAGTAATTGCATCATTAGTGCGTTACATGCGTTCAGAATTAATTGAAGTATTAAATACAGATTATATTTTATTAGCTCGTGCAAAAGGATTAACAAAAGCACAAGTTATTGTGCATCATGCACTTCGTAATGCCTTAATTCCAGTTATTACAGTTGTTGGACCGATGGTTGTTTCAATTATGACCGGAAGTTTAGTTATTGAAAAATTCTTTGGGGTGCCAGGATTAAGTAACTTATTATTAAACTCTGTCACAATGAATGATCACTTCTTAACGTTAGGAATTGCTTTCTTCTATGCCTTCTTATATGTTATTGTTATTTTAATTATTGACTTATTATACGGTGTCATCGATCCTCGTATTCGTTTAGCCGGAGGTGGAAAATAA
- a CDS encoding ABC transporter ATP-binding protein: protein MAKEFDEVEYTKADLATWKQVLSYMKGERRDVILLFVSVITLAILDTIYPKLNGIVIDKYVLTGNLEQLPLFAGIYLAFIALFGFIVWTFILLSDRLQLSISYQIRKDGFKKLQELSFSFYDTSSVGWLLSRLTSDTNRIGGILSWGLTDAIWGSMVMFFVTISMFMMNWKLALITIAVLPILAVVSYYFQTRILKQYRCVRKMNSKITGAFNEGITGAVTTKTLVTEEDNLEEFSHLTREMRDGSVRASVINAIYYPIIVALGSVGVALIINVGGMDVFNGDLSYGDLVVFLSYATLFYDPIRTIANLLTRFQDAQASAERVISLINTESDIIDRPDVIEKYGQIGNLKKENWEPIKGDIELIDVGFHYKTGEKVMEHMNLKIEAGNSIAIVGPTGSGKSTIVNLICRFYEPTSGQILIDGVDYRERTQEWLHSHLGYVLQTPQLFSGTIKENIRYGKLDATDEEIIEAAKLVNAHEFITHYPDGYETVIGEGGSGLSTGQKQLISFARALIANPAILILDEATASIDIETEKLIQDAIQVLLKDRTSFIIAHRLSTIVNANQILLLKNGEIAEKGTHAELIAQKGDYYQLYMGQFEKIK, encoded by the coding sequence ATGGCAAAAGAATTTGATGAAGTAGAATACACCAAAGCCGACCTTGCAACATGGAAGCAAGTTTTATCTTATATGAAGGGTGAGAGACGTGATGTTATTTTACTTTTTGTCTCTGTCATTACATTAGCCATTTTAGATACGATTTATCCGAAGTTAAATGGGATAGTCATTGATAAATATGTTTTAACAGGAAACCTTGAACAACTCCCACTGTTTGCAGGCATTTATTTAGCCTTTATCGCCTTATTCGGATTTATCGTTTGGACATTTATCTTACTTTCCGATCGATTACAACTAAGTATTAGTTATCAAATTCGAAAAGACGGATTTAAAAAATTACAGGAATTATCATTCTCTTTTTATGATACGTCATCGGTTGGATGGCTATTATCGCGTTTAACATCTGATACGAATCGGATTGGTGGTATTTTATCATGGGGGTTAACTGATGCGATTTGGGGAAGTATGGTCATGTTCTTTGTGACGATTTCAATGTTCATGATGAACTGGAAGCTTGCCTTAATTACCATCGCGGTTTTACCCATCCTTGCGGTCGTAAGCTATTATTTCCAGACGCGCATTTTAAAGCAATATCGTTGCGTACGAAAAATGAACTCTAAAATTACAGGAGCTTTCAATGAAGGGATTACAGGGGCGGTCACGACAAAAACGTTGGTGACAGAAGAAGATAATTTAGAAGAATTCAGTCATTTAACAAGAGAGATGCGTGATGGATCAGTACGTGCGTCTGTTATTAATGCCATTTATTATCCAATCATTGTTGCCTTAGGAAGTGTTGGTGTTGCTTTAATTATTAATGTTGGTGGAATGGATGTGTTTAATGGCGATTTATCTTATGGAGACTTAGTTGTTTTCCTTTCATATGCGACGCTATTTTATGATCCAATTCGCACGATTGCGAATTTATTAACACGTTTCCAAGATGCACAAGCATCAGCTGAACGGGTCATCTCATTAATTAATACAGAATCTGATATTATTGATCGACCAGATGTTATTGAAAAGTATGGTCAAATTGGAAATTTGAAAAAAGAGAATTGGGAACCGATTAAAGGAGATATTGAATTAATCGATGTGGGCTTCCATTATAAGACAGGCGAAAAAGTCATGGAACACATGAACTTGAAAATTGAAGCGGGAAATAGTATTGCCATTGTTGGACCAACAGGTTCAGGGAAAAGTACCATTGTGAATTTAATTTGTCGTTTTTATGAGCCAACAAGTGGACAAATTTTAATTGATGGTGTGGATTATCGTGAGCGTACACAAGAGTGGCTCCATTCTCATCTAGGTTATGTTTTACAAACACCGCAATTATTCAGTGGAACTATTAAAGAGAATATTCGTTATGGAAAACTAGATGCAACCGATGAAGAAATTATAGAAGCTGCGAAGCTAGTGAATGCCCATGAATTTATTACCCACTATCCTGATGGCTATGAGACAGTGATTGGAGAAGGTGGTTCGGGCTTATCAACGGGGCAAAAACAATTAATTTCGTTTGCTCGTGCTTTAATTGCTAACCCAGCTATTTTAATTTTAGATGAAGCAACAGCATCGATTGATATTGAGACGGAGAAATTAATCCAAGATGCAATTCAAGTGTTGTTAAAAGATCGAACGAGCTTTATTATTGCTCACCGTTTATCAACGATTGTAAATGCTAATCAAATTTTATTACTTAAAAATGGTGAGATTGCTGAAAAAGGAACTCATGCTGAGCTAATTGCACAAAAAGGTGATTATTATCAACTTTACATGGGACAATTTGAGAAAATTAAATAA
- a CDS encoding ABC transporter ATP-binding protein — protein sequence MSNNEREVLLEVKNLKQYFKIDHKLTVKAIDDISFKIYKGETFGLVGESGSGKSTTGRSIIRLYQPTAGEVIFKGKNIAKKLSKKEKAEVCQQIQMIFQDPMACLNPRMRVIDIIAEGIDIHKLAKNKKDREEKVYKILEAVGLSKDHAGRYPHEFSGGQRQRIGIARALITNPEFIIADEPISALDVSIQAQVVNLMNTLKKEFGLTYLFIAHDLSMVKYISDRIGVMHLGRLVELGSADDIYANAIHPYTRSLLSAIPLPDPNYERDRKRIVYDKSQIDYYAGDWTEVAPGHFVLGTKEEIESWKQSRK from the coding sequence ATGAGTAATAACGAACGCGAAGTTTTATTAGAAGTTAAAAATTTAAAACAATATTTCAAAATTGACCATAAATTAACGGTTAAGGCGATTGATGATATTTCATTTAAGATTTATAAAGGAGAAACGTTTGGATTAGTTGGAGAGTCAGGATCAGGTAAATCAACAACTGGACGTAGTATCATTCGTTTATACCAACCAACAGCCGGAGAAGTTATCTTCAAAGGGAAAAACATTGCAAAAAAATTATCGAAAAAAGAAAAAGCAGAAGTTTGTCAACAAATTCAGATGATTTTCCAAGATCCAATGGCGTGTTTAAATCCTCGTATGCGTGTGATTGATATTATTGCTGAAGGAATTGATATTCATAAATTGGCGAAAAATAAAAAAGACCGTGAGGAAAAAGTTTATAAAATTTTAGAAGCTGTTGGTTTAAGTAAAGACCATGCTGGGCGTTATCCTCATGAATTTTCTGGTGGACAACGTCAACGTATTGGGATTGCCCGTGCGTTAATTACAAATCCGGAGTTTATTATTGCCGATGAACCAATTTCTGCGCTTGACGTTTCAATTCAGGCACAGGTGGTTAACTTAATGAATACTCTGAAAAAAGAATTTGGATTAACATACTTATTCATTGCTCATGACTTATCAATGGTTAAATACATTTCAGACCGTATTGGAGTTATGCATTTAGGACGCTTAGTTGAGCTTGGAAGTGCAGACGATATTTATGCGAATGCAATTCACCCATATACTCGTTCATTATTATCCGCTATTCCACTTCCAGATCCAAATTATGAGCGTGATCGTAAACGTATCGTTTATGACAAATCACAAATTGATTATTACGCTGGGGACTGGACAGAAGTAGCACCAGGACACTTCGTTTTAGGAACAAAAGAAGAAATTGAAAGCTGGAAACAGTCACGTAAATAA
- a CDS encoding DUF3899 domain-containing protein, producing the protein MLQKYHIFLKSTLWMTSLSCFFLLWQGFSTINLINTLFLVSLFFFCVYGFKWIIDQGTFYTFEYSWQKTKRYVLFFLPKYWSIKDTKDRNNDYDEETGEKIYHTFEEFYEYKQSQKWDDINQLLWSTIIILAFTFILSFLYI; encoded by the coding sequence ATGTTACAAAAATATCATATCTTTTTAAAATCAACATTATGGATGACAAGCTTATCTTGTTTCTTTCTCCTTTGGCAGGGATTCTCAACTATAAATCTCATCAATACTCTATTTCTAGTCTCACTTTTTTTCTTCTGTGTGTATGGCTTCAAATGGATTATCGATCAAGGAACTTTTTATACCTTTGAATATTCATGGCAAAAAACAAAACGCTATGTTCTATTTTTCTTGCCTAAATACTGGTCAATCAAAGATACAAAAGATAGAAATAACGATTATGATGAAGAAACAGGCGAAAAAATTTATCATACATTCGAAGAATTTTATGAATATAAACAAAGTCAAAAATGGGACGACATCAATCAGCTTTTATGGTCAACGATCATCATTCTTGCCTTTACCTTCATTCTATCATTCCTATATATCTAA
- a CDS encoding ABC transporter permease, producing the protein MISKKYDPTKFELATKHQGQSDEIKTESLNFWQDAWRRLRQNKAALISMYAILILVVCSFLAPVIGPKHSSGEVVKYNQTPVLIDPDTGTKIEKSRLSYLPPRVPGLEKLGIFNGTSIKKMTAFDLFVGNSLPEEVSALNSALTKTEFVEALGIKYHPNDYDIIEWSGKGEGMMITIQLRGASSTETVPVTDLMSQYSTYSNLESFELKSTEFDTQGIQMIKVNVNAYVLKNVEHLYFYFGTDELGFDVWTRLWTGVQVSLLIGLLSLIVDFTIGILYGSIAGFYGGTAIDNVMMRITEILGSIPTTVILIIFIASKDAVLSGIQNILHVKLSNVTGSFIILLMAMSLTGWISVARVVRAQYLKLKDQEFVMASTTLGASSTRIIFKHLFPNIIGQLVVMATFSIPAAIATEAMLSFIGLGLPIPMSSLGVLLSDGTSKMTFYPYLLFVPAFFMVYLMLAINLFANGLRDALDPRLRGK; encoded by the coding sequence ATGATTTCAAAAAAATATGATCCAACAAAATTTGAATTAGCTACAAAACATCAAGGTCAATCTGATGAAATTAAAACAGAAAGTTTGAATTTCTGGCAAGATGCTTGGCGTCGTTTACGTCAAAATAAAGCGGCACTTATTTCAATGTATGCCATTTTAATTTTAGTCGTTTGTTCATTCTTAGCGCCAGTCATTGGTCCAAAACATTCAAGTGGTGAAGTGGTTAAATATAATCAAACACCAGTTTTAATTGATCCAGATACAGGAACAAAAATTGAAAAATCACGCTTAAGTTATTTACCACCACGCGTTCCGGGACTTGAAAAATTAGGTATTTTCAATGGAACAAGTATTAAAAAAATGACAGCATTTGATTTATTTGTCGGAAATTCATTACCAGAAGAGGTAAGTGCGTTAAATTCAGCTTTAACAAAAACTGAATTCGTTGAAGCTTTAGGAATTAAGTATCATCCAAATGATTACGATATCATTGAGTGGTCTGGTAAAGGTGAGGGCATGATGATCACGATTCAATTACGTGGAGCATCATCAACTGAAACAGTACCAGTAACAGACTTAATGAGTCAATATTCAACCTATAGTAACTTAGAGTCATTTGAATTAAAATCAACAGAGTTTGACACACAAGGGATTCAAATGATTAAAGTAAATGTTAATGCATATGTGTTAAAAAATGTTGAACATTTATATTTCTACTTCGGAACAGATGAATTAGGATTCGATGTATGGACACGTTTATGGACAGGGGTTCAAGTATCATTATTAATCGGTCTTTTATCATTAATCGTTGACTTTACAATTGGTATTTTATACGGATCAATTGCTGGATTCTACGGAGGGACAGCTATTGATAACGTCATGATGCGTATTACAGAAATTTTAGGATCTATTCCAACAACGGTTATCCTGATTATCTTTATTGCTTCTAAAGATGCAGTACTTTCGGGAATTCAAAATATCTTGCATGTTAAACTATCTAACGTTACTGGGTCATTTATTATTCTTCTGATGGCGATGAGTTTAACAGGATGGATTTCAGTTGCCCGTGTCGTACGTGCACAATATTTAAAATTAAAAGATCAAGAGTTTGTTATGGCTTCAACAACACTTGGAGCAAGTAGCACTCGCATTATTTTCAAACATTTATTCCCAAACATTATTGGACAATTAGTCGTAATGGCGACATTCTCAATTCCAGCTGCCATCGCAACAGAAGCGATGTTATCATTCATTGGTTTAGGGTTACCAATTCCAATGTCATCACTAGGGGTATTATTAAGTGATGGAACAAGTAAAATGACGTTCTATCCTTACTTATTATTTGTACCAGCATTCTTTATGGTGTATTTAATGTTAGCAATCAACTTATTTGCAAATGGACTTCGTGATGCGTTAGATCCACGTTTACGCGGTAAGTAA
- a CDS encoding DUF4037 domain-containing protein, whose translation MINVNEILHRLIAEFQSIEQVTAIAMAGSKFSNYQDDLSDININIYYTELIPSETRHQILMKFSESIELDCPGEVQTDHCLLRDFPIELDLCYLDIEEIEKQLITVINEACVTRYNSTRIAYFVHYSNIVFDRHQQLSTLKQKYTSQYPDLLRQKIVQIQYPLLKSNSKSYYISFERALERRDRIHISSLLNDYLKSYLDLLFAINRQFYPIEKRVIQIMEESCPLIPNLMKEHIELLFIHAGRCDKQLLSVLDIMINQVTHLLNEQYLL comes from the coding sequence ATGATCAATGTGAATGAAATTTTACATCGCTTAATCGCTGAATTCCAAAGTATTGAGCAAGTGACGGCTATTGCCATGGCAGGATCTAAATTTTCTAATTATCAAGATGATTTATCCGATATTAACATAAATATATATTACACCGAACTTATCCCTAGTGAGACGAGACATCAAATTTTAATGAAATTTTCAGAGTCCATTGAACTAGACTGTCCAGGAGAAGTACAAACCGACCATTGTTTACTCCGGGATTTCCCCATTGAGCTTGATTTATGTTATTTAGATATTGAAGAAATCGAAAAACAACTTATTACTGTGATCAATGAAGCGTGTGTTACTCGCTATAATTCAACGCGTATTGCTTATTTTGTTCATTACTCAAACATTGTATTTGATCGTCATCAACAATTATCGACATTGAAACAAAAGTATACCTCACAATATCCCGATCTATTACGACAAAAAATTGTTCAAATTCAATATCCTTTACTTAAATCAAACTCTAAATCGTACTACATTTCATTCGAACGAGCCCTTGAACGTCGAGATCGAATTCATATTTCTAGCCTTTTAAATGACTATTTAAAAAGCTATCTAGATCTATTATTTGCGATTAATCGACAATTTTATCCAATCGAAAAGCGGGTTATACAAATTATGGAGGAATCTTGTCCGCTAATACCTAACCTTATGAAAGAACATATTGAACTTCTTTTTATTCATGCGGGACGTTGTGATAAACAACTTTTAAGTGTCTTAGATATTATGATTAATCAAGTCACTCATCTTTTAAATGAACAATATCTGCTTTAA